One Ignavibacteriota bacterium DNA window includes the following coding sequences:
- a CDS encoding 3-methyl-2-oxobutanoate dehydrogenase subunit VorB — translation MGELRLMKGNEALAEAAIRAGMDAYFGYPITPQSEVLEYLTREAWLRTKASILQAESEVASINMLYGAGGAGGRVMTSSSSPGISLMQEGISYIAGAEIPCLIVNVNRGGPGLGTIQPSQGDYFQSVKGGGHGDYRLIVLAPATVQEMADFVLEGFELAEKYRNPVLILTDGALGQMMEKVELRDQVDRAARKIPGWATTGKTPDRAANVLTSLFIQPEEMEQVNLRLQEKYKVIEQNEIRYQTIQVEDADMVLVAYGLSARISRKAMEICRAHGMKVGVIRPISLWPYPSQVITDAAQHAKAFLAVELNAGQMVEDVRLAVNGRCPVEHYGRMGGIIPSPEEIVTVIEKLYSQVS, via the coding sequence ATGGGTGAGCTGCGACTCATGAAAGGCAACGAGGCCCTTGCCGAAGCCGCGATCCGCGCCGGCATGGACGCCTATTTCGGGTACCCGATCACTCCGCAGTCGGAAGTGCTCGAATACCTCACACGCGAAGCGTGGCTGCGCACAAAGGCCTCGATCCTGCAGGCCGAGAGCGAAGTCGCCTCGATTAACATGCTCTATGGCGCAGGCGGCGCGGGCGGCCGCGTCATGACCTCGTCCTCGAGCCCCGGCATCAGTCTGATGCAGGAGGGCATCTCGTACATCGCCGGCGCGGAAATCCCGTGTCTCATCGTGAACGTCAATCGCGGCGGTCCCGGTCTCGGCACCATTCAGCCCTCGCAGGGCGACTACTTCCAGTCCGTCAAGGGCGGCGGCCATGGCGATTACCGCCTCATCGTGCTTGCCCCCGCAACGGTGCAGGAGATGGCCGACTTTGTGCTCGAGGGATTTGAACTCGCGGAGAAGTACCGCAATCCGGTGCTCATTCTCACCGACGGCGCCCTCGGCCAGATGATGGAAAAGGTGGAATTGCGCGATCAGGTGGACCGTGCCGCGCGGAAGATCCCCGGCTGGGCGACCACCGGCAAGACGCCCGACCGCGCCGCGAATGTGCTCACATCGCTGTTTATTCAGCCCGAGGAAATGGAACAGGTGAACCTGCGCCTGCAGGAGAAATACAAGGTCATCGAGCAGAACGAGATCCGCTATCAGACGATACAGGTCGAGGATGCCGACATGGTGCTCGTGGCCTACGGCCTCTCGGCGCGCATCTCGCGCAAGGCGATGGAAATCTGCCGCGCACACGGCATGAAGGTGGGCGTCATCCGTCCCATCTCGCTGTGGCCCTATCCCTCGCAGGTCATCACCGATGCGGCGCAACACGCCAAGGCCTTTCTCGCCGTCGAACTCAACGCCGGCCAGATGGTGGAGGACGTGCGCCTCGCCGTCAACGGCCGCTGCCCGGTCGAACACTACGGCCGCATGGGCGGCATCATCCCCTCGCCCGAGGAGATCGTCACCGTCATCGAAAAATTGTACTCACAGGTTTCATAG
- a CDS encoding 4Fe-4S dicluster domain-containing protein yields the protein MPSIRGTIDIAIEKCKGCELCVVACPQQSLAMAKDINKQGYHYAVLVEDTCTGCTNCALVCPDAVITVYREDKKTKAKIPVAEIRNVTSDISVKVGETPAN from the coding sequence ATGCCGTCCATTCGTGGCACCATCGATATCGCCATAGAAAAATGCAAGGGATGTGAACTGTGCGTGGTCGCCTGTCCGCAGCAGTCGCTTGCCATGGCGAAGGATATCAACAAACAGGGGTATCACTACGCCGTGCTGGTCGAGGACACCTGCACAGGGTGCACCAACTGCGCGCTCGTGTGTCCCGACGCCGTCATCACGGTGTACCGCGAGGATAAAAAGACAAAGGCGAAGATCCCGGTCGCCGAAATCCGCAACGTGACGTCCGACATCAGCGTCAAGGTCGGCGAAACACCGGCCAACTGA